The stretch of DNA TATTACACCGATGTCTTCCCTTGCACTCCGATGAAAAATGATAAGGGGGCTCATTGCAATGCTTGCATTCTTCACAATAAGTTTCTGTCGAAGACGATTTTAAATACTGgtcatatttttcaactttcaacAAAGAACCCAAAGATTTCTCTTGGACTAACttcattgttttaaattccTCTCCAATTTTCAAATTCACAAACATTATGAGAACTTCGGGCAATGGAAAGTTTTTCAAGTTAATCAGTGATAGGATTTTTAAGGACGCTATGGATCTTTCTTCAGGATTCTCCGACGTCCAACTGTAGAATAtattcaaaaagcatttccaAGTATCCACCTTTGATTGACCTAGCATATCACAACACATCTCCGAGAACATTTCCGagaatttcataaaatcatCAACACTAAATCCATTGACAAAATTTGGAACTACTTTTCCTTCTACAGCAATGCGCGCAAGTTCTCTTAATGCTCCAATCTTAGACTTTGGActgttggaaattaaaaaataagcttCAAGGAGTTTTAAATTTTCACCTTGTCTGTATTCACCAAGTAGTTTTTCTGCAATATCATCCTTGATCCCAAACAAATCATATTTCTCAACAATATAGTCAAAACCTTCCTTGTTAACTTTCTCGTAACCGTGAATAGTTCCATTTTCATAATATTGTATGATAAATTGCATCGTTTCAAAATGGATATCGTTTGCCACAACTACGTTGGTTCTCTTCtcaataaaatctttttcaaacatatACTTGAAAACATTGCTTACTGTTGTTAAAAGGCTTTTCTTAACTTTAACATCTCCATCATTGCATTGTATAGTAACTATGGAACTGTCTGTTATCGCCAGTTTGTTTAAGAGTGCAATAAAAGGTGAAGGAGATTCGGCCATTGTTTCCTCAGTTGCGCAGCATAAACTTGAATAACCTGAACcctataataaaaaaggaaatggcatgagatatattttgaaaatggctTTTTTGGAGTAAATTcgtcaaaatatattttgaaaatggctTTTTTGGAGTACATCCgtcaaaatacattattttggcATTTTTGTATAAGAGGCCAATTTTTACCCCCTCTCGACTTATAATATGTTTTGATCCCCTCTCCTAATTGATGCCAATGGTTAAATGTATCAAACAGATTATCATCTAGAACTGATGACCTTAGGGGACTTGTTGCTGCATTAAGTTGTTAGCACGTTAGCAGTAGTATTTGTAGTATCTGACAAAATAGTGgagttaattatttaattactatGGCCGACACGAAGAAAGGTTTCGCTTGTTGCAcataaaaacagataaaacaGAATGTGGAGTAGCTATAACCACAAACGGGTCAATCAATATCAATCCAACACAGCTCATAGCCaaactttttcggaattaaattttttttaaacaagtttttttaactgcaagtaagggatgaaattaaaacttaaagcgaacagaaactattccgcatatggaaggggt from Artemia franciscana unplaced genomic scaffold, ASM3288406v1 PGA_scaffold_828, whole genome shotgun sequence encodes:
- the LOC136042222 gene encoding uncharacterized protein LOC136042222, whose product is MAESPSPFIALLNKLAITDSSIVTIQCNDGDVKVKKSLLTTVSNVFKYMFEKDFIEKRTNVVVANDIHFETMQFIIQYYENGTIHGYEKVNKEGFDYIVEKYDLFGIKDDIAEKLLGEYRQGENLKLLEAYFLISNSPKSKIGALRELARIAVEGKVVPNFVNGFSVDDFMKFSEMFSEMCCDMLGQSKVDTWKCFLNIFYSWTSENPEERSIASLKILSLINLKNFPLPEVLIMFVNLKIGEEFKTMKLVQEKSLGSLLKVEKYDQYLKSSSTETYCEECKHCNEPPYHFSSECKGRHRCNTCSSNDDGCFKSLCLWPNDGCLKYLKSKSLCSLNDTNIYGCSISK